The Schizosaccharomyces pombe strain 972h- genome assembly, chromosome: I genome contains a region encoding:
- the swc3 gene encoding Swr1 complex histone chaperone module subunit Swc3, whose amino-acid sequence MSLNGTFSHNNGLPSGEREESETPGGSTSIISSSFLLQPRASDSRPDALEGKYDKNVLARALKKSRDSCLNGALFEKFLPEENYKLSGGTVFSHVRYIDTATLCVGPLRFEDTKFYFVHYSNSPIEPFAKPNISYVNPQWNELDYRPDSQKLSPGKEKNTLDLKHCLLPSPEYKAPPAKKPEDYEASPGEPVEPLITDASLQRLKSRANEDPTIFNILKRISKGLGTPEQCMLLHNELIGPSTFPLPKRAKKPPRKRITLSINQQDKDEFFDSLINNKKEVRRHFDIVMEFSDAPDTKWIFPRESVLSHVFNTDKKKLEALSLLFHVYRPTEDRNVIDVKTEIKIRDFTPTLRSAIELLTSGTHADRLLSEKRRRMSNLEPKYYMQFHEQT is encoded by the exons ACGCCTGGAGGTTCCACCTCAATCATTAGTTCAagttttttgcttcaacCTAGAGCAAGTGATTCTCGCCCTGATGCTTTAGAGGGGAAGTATGATAAAAA CGTGCTTGCTAGggctttgaaaaaatcgaGAGATTCTTGCTTGAATGGCGCACTATTCGAAAAGTTCCTTCcagaagaaaattataAGTTATCTGGAGGAACCGTGTTTAGTCATGTTCGATATATAGATACTGCAACTCTATGCGTGGGGCCTCTACGGTTTGAGGATACAAAATTCTATTTTGTTCATTACTCTAATTCTCCTATAGAACCATTTGCGAAACCCAATATATCATATGTGAATCCTCAATGGAACGAATTGGATTATCGGCCGGATTCACAAAAGCTATCACCtggaaaagagaaaaacaCATTGGATTTAAAACATTGCCTGTTACCTTCTCCCGAATATAAAGCACCTCCAGCTAAAAAACCTGAAGATTATGAGGCATCACCAGGAGAACCTGTAGAACCACTGATCACTGATGCTTCATTACAGCGTCTTAAATCTCGCGCTAATGAAGACCCTactattttcaatattttaaaaaggatttCGAAGGGCCTGGGAACTCCTGAACAATGTATGCTTCTTcataatgaattaattgGTCCTAGCACTTTTCCATTACCCAAACGCGCTAAAAAACCACCCAGAAAACGCATCACTCTTTCCATAAATCAGCAGGATAAAGATGAGTTTTTTGATTCTTTgataaacaacaaaaaggAAGTGAGGAGGCATTTTGACATTGTAATGGAGTTCTCAGATGCCCCTGATACTAAATGGATTTTTCCACGCGAATCTGTTCTTTCACATGTTTTCAATacagataaaaaaaaattagaagcATTGTCACTTTTATTTCACGTCTACCGCCCTACTGAAGATCGTAATGTTATCGATGTCAAAACGGAAATCAAAATTCGGGATTTCACGCCCACCTTGAGAAGTGCTATAGAGCTACTTACATCCGGTACTCATGCTGATCGTCTCTTGTCGGAAAAACGAAGAAGAATGTCTAACCTTGAGCCAAAATACTATATGCAGTTTCATGAACAAACCTAA